The following are from one region of the Paenibacillus sabinae T27 genome:
- the murB gene encoding UDP-N-acetylmuramate dehydrogenase: MDIGKIQEDLKRLVPSGTIKSHESLKDHVFTKIGGRADILAAPSTYEEIQAIVTYAAENGITLTILGNGSNVIIRDGGIRGIVLQTPGLSGIHSEGNLVIAQCGAQIIDTSRFALERKLTGLEFACGIPGTVGGALYMNAGAYGGEVADVLQSALAIDKTGAMVKLEGDDLKWGYRKSVFSSGDYLILEARFALKEGNYEEIKAEMDKLTEMRESKQPLEYPSCGSVFKRPPGRFAGQLIQESGLQGTRIGGAEVSKKHAGFIINADNATASDYIGLIQHVRETVKGRFDVELETEVEIIGEEL; the protein is encoded by the coding sequence ATGGATATCGGCAAAATTCAAGAGGATCTTAAGCGGCTGGTTCCATCCGGAACGATCAAGAGCCATGAGTCGCTCAAAGATCATGTCTTCACCAAAATAGGCGGCCGGGCGGACATACTGGCTGCACCTTCAACGTATGAAGAAATTCAAGCGATCGTTACATATGCTGCCGAGAACGGCATAACGCTTACCATATTAGGGAACGGTTCAAATGTCATCATCCGGGACGGAGGCATTCGCGGCATCGTTCTGCAGACACCCGGATTAAGCGGCATCCACTCTGAAGGCAATTTAGTCATCGCCCAATGCGGCGCCCAAATTATTGATACTTCCCGTTTCGCGCTAGAACGGAAATTGACGGGTCTTGAATTTGCCTGCGGGATTCCCGGCACAGTCGGCGGAGCGCTGTACATGAATGCCGGAGCTTATGGAGGCGAGGTGGCCGATGTGCTGCAAAGCGCGCTTGCGATCGACAAGACCGGCGCCATGGTGAAGCTGGAGGGGGACGACCTGAAATGGGGCTACCGGAAAAGCGTCTTCTCAAGCGGCGACTATCTGATCCTGGAAGCCCGTTTTGCCCTGAAAGAGGGGAACTACGAGGAAATCAAGGCGGAGATGGATAAGCTGACCGAGATGCGGGAATCCAAGCAGCCACTTGAATATCCCTCCTGCGGCAGTGTCTTCAAGCGGCCGCCGGGAAGGTTCGCGGGCCAGCTGATTCAGGAGAGCGGACTTCAAGGAACTAGAATCGGCGGAGCCGAAGTATCGAAGAAGCATGCGGGATTCATCATTAATGCGGATAACGCCACGGCCAGCGATTATATCGGTCTGATTCAGCATGTGAGGGAGACCGTGAAGGGGCGCTTCGACGTCGAGCTGGAGACGGAAGTCGAAATTATCGGGGAAGAGCTGTAA
- a CDS encoding APC family permease, with protein sequence MVSRVKRLLIGRPRKSTELDNEKLTKVKALAVLSSDALSSVAYGTEQILIVLVAAGFTAIWYSLPIALAVLGLLAILILSYRQTIFAYPHGGGAYIVAKDNLGVSTGLLAGGSLLVDYILTVAVSASAGTDAITSAFPSLHEHSVAIAVTVIIILTIINLRGVTESASFIAIPVYLFVLSIVVLIVSGLIKFAISGGNASVPEIGTAVSNVSLFLLLKAFSSGCSALTGVEAVSNAIPNFKVPAEKNAAKTLIMMGTILGFMFTGITLLAYWYGITPNVKETVVSQIAESTFGRGVLYYFIQAITAVILFLAANTAYSAFPLLSFMLAKDKYLPHAFMVRGDRLGFSNGIIFLGVASALLVAAFHGETGNLIPLYAVGVFIPFTLSQLGMMIRWKKLKPAGWKAKFAVNTVGMLTTLTITLIFVITKFANVWVAFIFLPIVMLIFFRIHRHYQNTADELRIQLDKDKPCIKGSTIVIPVSAVTRAVLNSISYAKSLTDNVVAVYVGFDEEEIRKMEAKWEEWNPGVRLIVLRSRYRSVMRPLVKFIDTVEWKNAATDHITILIPQFITKHWWQAILHNQTSVFIRTYLMNHKDIVVATVPYHLNK encoded by the coding sequence ATGGTAAGCAGAGTAAAACGACTATTGATCGGTCGTCCCAGAAAATCAACCGAACTTGACAACGAAAAGTTAACCAAAGTGAAGGCACTAGCCGTTCTGTCGTCGGACGCACTGTCGTCGGTCGCTTACGGAACGGAACAGATTTTGATTGTGCTGGTAGCAGCAGGTTTTACGGCTATCTGGTATTCATTACCGATTGCCCTCGCGGTATTGGGACTACTGGCAATTCTGATTTTATCTTATCGGCAGACGATTTTCGCTTACCCTCATGGCGGGGGAGCCTATATCGTAGCCAAGGATAATCTCGGCGTTTCCACGGGACTGCTCGCAGGCGGTTCACTGCTTGTGGATTACATCCTGACGGTTGCTGTTAGCGCCTCGGCTGGTACGGATGCAATCACTTCTGCATTTCCGAGTTTGCATGAACATTCCGTTGCCATCGCAGTGACGGTAATCATTATTTTAACCATTATCAATCTTCGCGGCGTAACCGAGTCGGCATCTTTCATTGCCATACCGGTATATTTGTTCGTCTTGTCCATCGTTGTTCTGATTGTCTCCGGGCTGATCAAATTTGCTATAAGCGGCGGTAATGCTTCCGTGCCTGAAATCGGAACTGCGGTATCCAATGTCAGCCTGTTCCTGCTGCTGAAGGCTTTCAGCTCCGGCTGTTCAGCCCTGACCGGTGTCGAAGCGGTATCCAATGCCATTCCAAACTTTAAGGTCCCTGCGGAAAAAAATGCCGCAAAAACCCTCATTATGATGGGGACGATTCTTGGATTCATGTTCACCGGCATTACGCTGCTGGCTTACTGGTACGGCATTACCCCGAACGTCAAGGAAACGGTGGTTTCGCAAATTGCCGAATCGACCTTCGGACGTGGGGTCCTGTATTATTTCATTCAGGCGATCACTGCGGTGATCCTGTTCCTGGCGGCCAACACGGCCTACTCGGCCTTCCCGTTGCTGTCGTTCATGCTGGCTAAAGACAAATACCTGCCGCATGCCTTTATGGTTCGCGGCGACCGCCTTGGCTTCTCCAACGGCATTATTTTCCTTGGCGTGGCCTCAGCGCTCCTCGTGGCAGCGTTCCACGGTGAGACGGGTAACCTGATTCCGCTGTATGCTGTCGGCGTATTTATTCCGTTCACGCTGTCCCAGCTTGGGATGATGATCCGCTGGAAGAAGCTGAAGCCAGCGGGCTGGAAGGCGAAGTTCGCCGTGAATACGGTCGGCATGCTGACCACCTTGACCATTACGCTGATATTTGTGATTACCAAATTCGCAAACGTATGGGTGGCCTTTATCTTCTTACCAATCGTTATGTTGATTTTCTTCCGCATTCATCGTCACTATCAGAACACCGCAGACGAGCTCCGGATTCAGCTGGATAAGGATAAGCCGTGTATTAAAGGAAGCACGATTGTGATTCCGGTATCGGCCGTGACGCGCGCGGTGCTGAATTCGATCAGCTATGCCAAATCCCTGACCGACAATGTGGTGGCTGTCTATGTTGGCTTTGACGAAGAAGAAATCCGCAAGATGGAGGCCAAGTGGGAAGAATGGAACCCCGGCGTACGCTTAATCGTGCTTCGTTCCCGGTACCGCAGCGTCATGCGTCCGCTGGTTAAATTTATTGATACAGTGGAATGGAAGAATGCTGCGACCGATCATATTACGATTCTGATTCCGCAGTTTATTACGAAGCACTGGTGGCAGGCAATACTGCATAACCAGACGAGCGTATTTATCCGGACCTATCTCATGAACCACAAGGATATTGTCGTTGCAACGGTTCCTTATCACTTGAATAAATAA